Part of the Catalinimonas alkaloidigena genome is shown below.
AGAATTTTGAGCATTCTGTTCATCATCCGTTCACTCATCTCTTTGTATTCTTTGTTATCCAGAAGCAATGAGAGGCGATACAGGTTTTTTGCCATCGCGGAGTTTGAGGCAGGTATTACGTTATCAAAAAACTCTTTCTTGCGAGCAATAAGCTGACTGTCTTCATTGGTATAGTGGAAGAAGCCCTCCTCTTTATCGTAAAAATGATCTACTACAAAAACAGTTAAATGCTCCGCATGTCGCAACCATTGTTCGTCAAAACTGATCTGGTACATGGCAATAAAGGCATCTACAACAAAAGCATAGTCGTCCAGATATCCTTCCAGATAGGCTTTTCCATCTTTGTAGCTGCGATACAGGCTGGCTCTGTTGCCCTGCTGCCGCATGAGTTTATCTACAATAAAATGTGCGTTGCGAAGCGCAAGTTCAAGAATGCCAGTATCCTGTAGGGTGGCATAAGCATCAGCAAGGCCTTTGAGCATAATGCCATTCCAACTACACAGAATCTTATCGTCTAGTCCCGGCCTCGTTCTTTCTTCCCTTTTGTGTAAAAGCTTTAGCTTGTTTTCCTGAAGTATTGTTGAAAATTCAGTTCTGTCTAATTCATACTTTTTAGCAAAACTATCTTCTGATTCTGAGCAGTGAAGAATATTGTAAGTATGCTCCCAATTTCCTTCTCGGTTGACTTGATAATAGTCTGCCAGCATTTCAGCGGACTCTTCTAAGGTTTGATGAAACTCGTCATAAGTCCAGACATAGAATTTACCTTCTATGCCTTCACTGTCGGCATCCAGAGCGCTGTAAAAACCTCCTTCCTTGTTTGTCATCTCGCGAGAGATAAAAGAGACGGTTTCTTCCATTATTCTTTTGTAAAGCGGCTTATGCGTAAATGAATAAGTCTCAGCATAGAGGCTTAGTAGCTGACCATTGTCGTACAGCATCTTTTCAAAGTGGGGGGCAAACCAGGCTTCGTCTACAGAATAACGGGCAAAACCACCGCCTACCTGATCATAAATGCCTCCAAAAGCCATTTGGTCAAGCGTAAGCTGCAGTTGTTTAAGTGCCTCCTGATCTTTGGTATAAAAATGATAATGGAGAAGAAACAGCCAGTTGCTGGGCATAGGAAATTTAGGCGCTTTTTTCATGCCTCCTTTTTCCTTGTCATAGTTAGCAGAGAACTTTTCGTAAACTTTACCCAGCAATTTGCGATAAGCCTGTTTTTCCATCTGCTGCTCATCTTCTATAATGCCAAAGCGCTGAAGTTCGCTGTGCGAAAGATGGTGGGCGAACTGCTCAGCAGACTCTTCCAACTTGTCTCTTTGTTGATCATAAGCCGTACGAACATTGTCTAACAGCTTGGTCCACTGTGCAGGTGGAAAGTACGTACCCCCATAAAATGGTTTTTGATCCGGCAGGAGAAAGACATTCAAAGGCCAGCCACCTTGTATACCCATGCTCTGCACCGCCTCCATATAAATCTGATCTACATCAGGCCGCTCCTCTCGGTCTACTTTGATACATACAAAGTTTGCACTCATGTACTTGCCTATCTCCTCATTTTCAAAACTCTCCTTTTCCATCACATGGCACCAGTGGCAGGAGGAGTAACCGATACTCAGAATAATGGGTTTGTCTTCTTCCTTAGCTTTCCTGAGCGCTTTTTCATTCCATGTATGCCAGTCTACCGGGTTATGGGCATGCTGAAGCAAATAAGGGCTTTTCTCCCTGGCTAACTGGTTGGTATATTTATGGTGCATTGTACTCATAATAATTGACTTTTCAACGCCTGAACTTCATTGCTCACATCTACTTGCTTACTTAAGAGATTTAGTTGCTCAATAGTTTTCAGAATAAACTGCTGATGCCGTTCTGAAGCAGGCTGAAATGAACGATGTGCTAAAGCTCTCTTTATCTTCTCCCATTCTTTTAAAAATTCACGCGCTTCTACATGCAGGTAGGTCTTCACCCATTGTTCCCAAATATAATCTTCGGCAACTTCAGTGGGATGAATCATGTCAGCTTTATAGAAGCGATAATCTCTGAGGTCATCCATCATAAATTCATAGCTGGGGAAGTAAGTAGTATTTTCAGGATAGTGTTGTATAATTTCTTCCACTGCCAGCCGAAGTGTGGCCTTGCTTACTGTATTTTGAATCAGGGTATCACGAATATGCCTCACCGGACTGACTGTAAAAATAATTTGAGCTTTGGGATTTAGCGTTTGAAATGCCTGGTAGAAGTGTGTGAAGTGCTTTTTAACTTCTGCCGACTGAAATATCTTTTTTTCAAAGAAATCGGAAGGCATCTTATGGCAGTTCGCCACGATATCACCAGTATCTTTTTTTTGGTAATAAAAAGCGGTACCTAATGTGATGATAAGCCAGTCCGCGCCTTTGATGAAATCATGGGTTTGCGATAAAGCGTTTCCAATCTGATCTTCCAGCATCTCCTTATTTTGTGAAGCAAAGTCCGAATGTAGTAAGTAATTGTAATGCATGTGGTCCCTTTTCAGGTAGCTGTTTTCCTCCGGAAGTTGATTATTCAGAGAGAGCGATAACAAATTGAAAATAGAGGCAGGATTAAAAAGTGTCCCGAAAGGATTGGTGTAGGCCTGAAACTTATTTTCTGCCAGCCTTCTACCAATGGCCTGCGCAAAGCATGAGCCTATACTCAGAACCTTTGAGCCGAGCTGTATTTTATGCGGTGATGGGTTTACTGTAACAGGAGTCCTAAACATAAGAAAAAGTAAACGTTAACCGTATTATAACAAAAAAGCACTCCAAATGGTAGGAGTGCTTTTCAAAAAAATGTAATGAAGATAATGACTTAACCTTCTACTACTTTGATAGTGATTTCATGCTTCACCTCTTTGTGCAAGTCAATCTCAGCAGTGTATTCACCCAGATTTTTTATGTCCTGGTTGAATGAAATTTTACGACGGTCAATATCAAACCCTTTTTCTTTAAGCGCATCTGCTATCTGCAGGGTGGTTACCGCACCAAATATTTTACCGCTCTCGCCAGCTTTGGCAGGAATTTCAAGGGTAAGGTCACCCATCTTTGCTGCTTTTTCCTCAGCGTCATTTTTGATCTTCTCCGCTTTGTGCGAAGCCTGACGTACATTTTCCTCAGCCATTTTCAGGTTTGAAGTACTTGCGATGATCGCAAGCCCCTGAGGAATCAAGTAATTTCTTCCGTAGCCTGGTTTTACTGATACAATGTCATTTTTATAACCCAGGCCTTTGATATCATCTTTAAGAATAACGTCCATGTTTGTTACATTAATGGTTAATGGATGTGCATTTCAGGCCTCCTTATGATGGCAGCCCTGCTATGACTTCCTTACTTCAGATTATCATCCACATATGGCAAAAGGGCCAGGTGTCTGGCTCTTTTGATGGCCTGTGCTACTTTCTTCTGATACTTCAGGCTGGTGCCAGTGATACGGCGAGGTAAAATTTTACCCTGATCATTGACAAGTTTCAGGAGAAAGTCCGGATTCTTATAATCAATATACTTGATACCCTGCTTTTTGAAGCGGCAGTATTTTTTCTTATTTTCAGTTTTATTACTGATTACGGGTTCGTTCTGTAATGTCATGATGCTGACTCCTCCTTAGCCTCTTTTTTAGATTTTTTGAATTCACCTTTTCTTCTTCTTTCATTGTATTCTACTGCGTGCTTATCTAAAGCAACAGTTAAATAGCGCAAAATCCTGTCGTCTCGTCTGTATTCAGTTTCCAGAGTAGTCACTACCGATGGTTCAACATTAAATTCTACCAGGTTATAAAAACCTGTAGTCTTGTGTTGAATCGGGTATGCAAGTTTGCGTAAGCCCCAGTGCTCTACGTTGACCACGTCGGCACCATTGTCTTTAAGAAGCTGTACAAACTTACTTGCAGCATCCTTCATCTGATCTTCAGACAAAACGGGATTTAAAATGAATACTGTCTCGTAATTTTTCTTAAATTCCATTGTTTATTTATTCGTTAACTGGAAAAGAGGTGCAAATTTACACTTATTTTGATTCTAACAAAAAGTTATTAGTTTTCATTTATAAAGTATGCCCTTTTCAATTTTTGAAAGCAGCATAATTACAGAGGGGTGCTTGACCCAGGCACTTTAAACCAAAAACCTACAACCAAGAACTCATATGTGTGGCAGATATAGTATTGGTGCAGAAATACAAGCACTGGCTAAGCGACTCGAAGTAACAGTCCCCCCTGATTTTGAACCCAATTACAATGCGGCACCTTCTCAGCGCTTACCCATAGTCAGTAATTATCAACCGTCAAACTTTACATATTTTCAGTGGGGAATAGTTCCATTCTGGGCAAAAGAAGAGCAGAAACGGCTGATCAATGCGCGGGCTGAAACCATATTGGAAAAAGCTACATTCAAGAAAGCATTCAAAAAGCGCAGGTGTCTGGTAGCCGCAGACGGCTATTATGAATGGATGAAAACCGAGCAAGGCAAACAGCCCTACCGTATTTGTAGGGTAGATGAAACCCCTTTTGTATTTGCCGGTATCTGGGACAGACAGAATGAGTTTGAGGATCAGGCTGACTTTTGTATCGTTACTACCAGTGCCAGCCCATCGGTCGCTCATATTCACAATCGTATGCCGGTAATCTTACACCCTGATGCCATTGATTTCTGGCTGAGTGATACGGAAGACTATGAAGGTTTACAGGACGTACTTCGCCCAATGGAAGATAAGCTGATTAAAGCCTATCAGGTCTCTAAAAAGGTGAACAATGTGCAGAATAATGAATATGAATTAATCGAAAAAATAAATGACTGAATGCCTCTCAAAAAATGCATTCTTAAGCCAATAATATGCTTGTAAAGTATCAATACCTATGCTAGCTTGAAGTCTCTATTGAACATTTACTCACAAAGATATATAATATGCAAACCGAACGTTACAACCCAAGCCATCTGGAAATACAAGTGGCTAATGCCATAGAAAGTCTGAAAGGACAGATTGAAGAACAATTAGAGCAAAACAAGATTATAGAATTAAAGAACAATACAGACCTGGATAACCCTCAGTTGAATATCTATCTGCAGGATAAAGATGGTGATCAGCATGAGATCGTGATTAAGGTTATCCAGCGGATAGACAATTTACAGAATGAATAGGCTTATGGAGCATGATGTGCAAATTACGGATAAAGAATTAACCTATATCGGAGATCTTGATTTTCTGTTGACCCGTCACCGGATCAACAAAAAAATTAATCATCTTTTGCTGGAAACAGAAGCAGCGCTTAAGCATTTTATCCGTTCAAATGCTATTATATTTCCTGAGCATATTAAATTTAAAGCCGGAAAAATTGCCAGGGGAGAGAACTATCGTTTGCTCCCTTACTTAATTTTGGACTATCCGCGTCAATTTCATCGTGATAGTATATTTGCTTTGAGAACGATGTTCTGGTGGGGGCATTATTTCAGCGTTACCCTACAGCTGGAAGGGAAAGCGCTGGAGCAGCTACGTCCTTCATTAGATGAGCACGCAGCCGAACTCCAGGAGCAGCATGTCTACCTATACATCAACGAAAATGATCCTTGGCAACATCATTTGGATGAGGATAACTATATCTCTTCAAACGCTCTTTCATTGGAGGAGCTTCGTACTAAAATGCAGGAATTGCCGTATATAAAATTGATGTCAACCCTTAAATTGGAAGCCTGGGATGAACTTCCCGATTTTACACTTTCGTTTTTTAAGCGGATGTTGACAGCGCTTTCTCTTTATGAAGAAAGCAAATGATTAGATAATGGTTAACTGCTTATTGAGCAAAAGATTAAATATGAAACGCATCCTAACAATCCTATGCATTACAATTAGCTTCCAGCTTTGGGGGCAAAGTGGTATTACTCCCATTGATAGTCTAAGGGGAAGAGGCGAACTGCAAAATGGAGTACGAGAAGGCCGCTGGACTTTTTTTAATGGTAATGGTCAGTTGGTACAGCGGGGCCAGTTTGAAAAGGGTGAAAAAGAAGGCCGTTGGCTTTTTTTTGATGAATACGGCAGTATGATGGGAGTGGGGTATTATGACGGAGGCGATGCAGAAGGAGAGTGGAAATTTTATTATCCCAACGGTCAGCTTAAGTCTATCACTTATCTTAATAATGGTATTCGCGACAGTACATATACTGAGTATCACTACAATGGAAAAATTAGCGTTGAAGGTCAGTTTGAGGCTGATATTCAAACCGGAATTTGGAAAACTTACTACGAAACCGGTGGTATATATTCGGCCGGAGAATATGTAAATGGCTTAAAAAGCGGCATCTGGAAATATTATAATCCCGAGGGTGTATTGATAGCGGAAGGTCCTTACCGGCTGGACCTGGAAAATGGTCAGTGGTTCAAGTATCACGATAAGGGGCAGTTAGAATCAGTAGGGAGTTTTGTCATGGGAGAGGAAGATGGGCCCTGGGGGCTATTTTACATCAACGGACAACTGATACAGGAAGAAAAATGGAGTATGGGGCGCCTGATGAATGTAGGTCCTTATATGTCCATTACGGGTGATACGCTGGATAGCGGTACTTTCAAAAACGGTGAAGGTATAAAATTAGCTTATTATAACATGGGCGAACTTGAAGTGAAAGGTGAGTATAAAAATGGTAAGCCAAATGGTGCCTGGACCTATTACTTCAGAGAGGGAAAAGTATCGGGAGAAGGTAATATGGTAAATGGGGAACAGACGGGTGTGTGGACTTACTACTATGACAATGGCAACATTGAGTCAACCGGTGAGTATAGCCAGGACCAAAAGTCGGGATTATGGAAATATTATACCCGGACAGGCAAACTAATAGAGGTGGTAGAACATAAACCTGTTGATGATGAAGAGGAGCTTTGAGTTAGAAAATCTAAAATTCTAAGGAGCCAAGCCTACCTTAATTTTTCCATTTTTTTAACGATACATACCTTGTAATGTATAGCCTAACTTGCATTGCAAGCTGCTTACAACATCACTAATATGCACCATAAATCATAGGTGCATGCGCAGAATTATCATCAGCATATTTTTTATGCTGATATTGTATTCCCAATTTGCTAACGCTCAGAGTAAGGTCAACATCACCGGCCAGGTGCTGGATGCTGAAACCAATGAGCCCTTACCGGGCGTAAATGTGATGATTAGTGAGCTTGGACAGGGTACTGCCAGTACCTCGGATGGCACATTTCAACTAAGTTTAATACCAGATACTAAACATCAGCTGCGTTTTTCCTTCATCGGTTATGAAGAACAGCTTTTTGATCTCATTTGCACAACTGATACAGTGCTTAGTGTGCAGCTTTCCCCTTCTGTGTTGATGACAGAGGAGGTAGTGATACAAGCGGATAAAAGTGAGGACTTGCACACGCAATTGGTAGATAGGGTTAGCCTGAACGCTGAAGAAATTGAGCGTATCCCTCATCTTCTGGGAGAGGTAGATCCGGTAAAGGTAGTACAGATGCTTCCCGGGATCCAAACCGCCGGTGATGGTAATACCGGCTTTTATGTTAGAGGTGGCCAGGTAGACCAGAATCTGATTTTGCTGGATAAGGCTACCATCTATAATGCCAGTCACTTATTTGGCTTCTTTTCTGTCTTCAATGGCAACACGATTGGAGAAGTTTCCCTGGATAAAGGTGGAATTCCAGCTTATTATGGTGGAAGGTTATCCTCAGTACTCAACATAGAAACCCAGGCAGGTGACAAGCATGAATGGAAAGGCAAAGGGAACCTAGGTTTAATCGCGGCCAATTTCAAACTTGAGGGACCGATAGTCAAAGATAAAAGTTCGTTGATGATTGCCGGGAGGAGAACCTATTATGACGTTCTTCAAAAATCAGTTTTGGAAAATACTTCTCTACTGAAGTCAAGCCTGGACTACTATTTTTATGATCTGAACCTGAAATGGGACTATTTATTATCTGATAAGGATAAGCTCACATTGAGCAGCTATATGGGTAATGATCATTTTCATTACGCTAACTTTGAGGCATTTCAGAACAATATAAGCTGGGGTAACCAAGCTTCCTCTTTACAGTGGCAACATTCCTTTTCTTCTCAATGGCTTTCAGAGACTACAATATTTGGAAGCAAATACGAAATGAACCTGGGGGCACAAGTCAGTGGCTACCATATTCAGATTTCGTCAGAAGTAGGGGAAGCAGGAGTACATCAGGAATTCATTTATTCACCTTCGGATAAGCAGACGTTAACAACCGGTATCAGGTTTACGCACTATCGATTTGTGCCGGGAGCCTTGCAAGCTAATACCGAAGAGCAGGCATTAGACTTTGGCGTGCCTGTACCTTTGCAAGCTCGTGAAGGAGCCGCATTTTTGCATTATGAATCCGCATTAGGTGAAAAGTTAAGTGCGGGTATCGGGATAAGAGCCAGTCTCTTTCAGCAAATCGGACCATTTCAACGTTTTCTCAATGACGAAAACGGACGCCATCTGGATACCTTGTTTTACCAGAAGAATAGACGCATAGCACAGCATACAGCCTTAGAGCCGCGTATTTCTTTGGTGTATGAGCTTTCTGAAGCTACTGCGCTTAAAGCCACTTTTGACCATAATGTGCAGTATATTCACATGGCCCCTATGTCATCAGTGTCCTTACCAACGGATGTCTGGGTGCCTAGTTCCAGCCTTATCAAGCCCCAAAAAGCCAATCAGTTTTCTTTAGGATACAAGCGCTGGCTGAAAGCGCTGGAATTGAATGCTTCAGTGACGGCATACTATAAGCTGATGGAGAACCAGCTTGAATATCAAAACGGTGTACTTCTTGGAAAAGGACAATATCAGAACTTTGATGATAAATTTTATTCTGGACAAGGAGATTCCTATGGACTGGAATGGATGATTAAAAAAGAGAAAGGAGGTATGAAGGGCTGGCTTGCTTATACGTTATCACGTACTAGCCGAACTTTTAAAGATATCAATCAAGGTTTAAGTTTTCCTGCTAAATATGACAGGCTGCATAACCTCTCCTTGCTTGTCAATTATCGTAAACATCCCAAATGGCACTTTTCTGGGGTATTTACATTAGCCAGTG
Proteins encoded:
- a CDS encoding thioredoxin domain-containing protein, translating into MSTMHHKYTNQLAREKSPYLLQHAHNPVDWHTWNEKALRKAKEEDKPIILSIGYSSCHWCHVMEKESFENEEIGKYMSANFVCIKVDREERPDVDQIYMEAVQSMGIQGGWPLNVFLLPDQKPFYGGTYFPPAQWTKLLDNVRTAYDQQRDKLEESAEQFAHHLSHSELQRFGIIEDEQQMEKQAYRKLLGKVYEKFSANYDKEKGGMKKAPKFPMPSNWLFLLHYHFYTKDQEALKQLQLTLDQMAFGGIYDQVGGGFARYSVDEAWFAPHFEKMLYDNGQLLSLYAETYSFTHKPLYKRIMEETVSFISREMTNKEGGFYSALDADSEGIEGKFYVWTYDEFHQTLEESAEMLADYYQVNREGNWEHTYNILHCSESEDSFAKKYELDRTEFSTILQENKLKLLHKREERTRPGLDDKILCSWNGIMLKGLADAYATLQDTGILELALRNAHFIVDKLMRQQGNRASLYRSYKDGKAYLEGYLDDYAFVVDAFIAMYQISFDEQWLRHAEHLTVFVVDHFYDKEEGFFHYTNEDSQLIARKKEFFDNVIPASNSAMAKNLYRLSLLLDNKEYKEMSERMMNRMLKILATDPAYLSNWACLYMEMMQPSLEVAIIGEESKAYAKALLSHYIPDKLLAGTETISELPLLKDRKAIDGKTTVYVCFDKACKMPVHSKEAALAQIYENKDFLKY
- a CDS encoding GSCFA domain-containing protein codes for the protein MFRTPVTVNPSPHKIQLGSKVLSIGSCFAQAIGRRLAENKFQAYTNPFGTLFNPASIFNLLSLSLNNQLPEENSYLKRDHMHYNYLLHSDFASQNKEMLEDQIGNALSQTHDFIKGADWLIITLGTAFYYQKKDTGDIVANCHKMPSDFFEKKIFQSAEVKKHFTHFYQAFQTLNPKAQIIFTVSPVRHIRDTLIQNTVSKATLRLAVEEIIQHYPENTTYFPSYEFMMDDLRDYRFYKADMIHPTEVAEDYIWEQWVKTYLHVEAREFLKEWEKIKRALAHRSFQPASERHQQFILKTIEQLNLLSKQVDVSNEVQALKSQLL
- the rplI gene encoding 50S ribosomal protein L9, coding for MDVILKDDIKGLGYKNDIVSVKPGYGRNYLIPQGLAIIASTSNLKMAEENVRQASHKAEKIKNDAEEKAAKMGDLTLEIPAKAGESGKIFGAVTTLQIADALKEKGFDIDRRKISFNQDIKNLGEYTAEIDLHKEVKHEITIKVVEG
- the rpsR gene encoding 30S ribosomal protein S18; its protein translation is MTLQNEPVISNKTENKKKYCRFKKQGIKYIDYKNPDFLLKLVNDQGKILPRRITGTSLKYQKKVAQAIKRARHLALLPYVDDNLK
- the rpsF gene encoding 30S ribosomal protein S6, which codes for MEFKKNYETVFILNPVLSEDQMKDAASKFVQLLKDNGADVVNVEHWGLRKLAYPIQHKTTGFYNLVEFNVEPSVVTTLETEYRRDDRILRYLTVALDKHAVEYNERRRKGEFKKSKKEAKEESAS
- a CDS encoding SOS response-associated peptidase, which encodes MCGRYSIGAEIQALAKRLEVTVPPDFEPNYNAAPSQRLPIVSNYQPSNFTYFQWGIVPFWAKEEQKRLINARAETILEKATFKKAFKKRRCLVAADGYYEWMKTEQGKQPYRICRVDETPFVFAGIWDRQNEFEDQADFCIVTTSASPSVAHIHNRMPVILHPDAIDFWLSDTEDYEGLQDVLRPMEDKLIKAYQVSKKVNNVQNNEYELIEKIND
- a CDS encoding toxin-antitoxin system YwqK family antitoxin; this encodes MKRILTILCITISFQLWGQSGITPIDSLRGRGELQNGVREGRWTFFNGNGQLVQRGQFEKGEKEGRWLFFDEYGSMMGVGYYDGGDAEGEWKFYYPNGQLKSITYLNNGIRDSTYTEYHYNGKISVEGQFEADIQTGIWKTYYETGGIYSAGEYVNGLKSGIWKYYNPEGVLIAEGPYRLDLENGQWFKYHDKGQLESVGSFVMGEEDGPWGLFYINGQLIQEEKWSMGRLMNVGPYMSITGDTLDSGTFKNGEGIKLAYYNMGELEVKGEYKNGKPNGAWTYYFREGKVSGEGNMVNGEQTGVWTYYYDNGNIESTGEYSQDQKSGLWKYYTRTGKLIEVVEHKPVDDEEEL
- a CDS encoding TonB-dependent receptor is translated as MRRIIISIFFMLILYSQFANAQSKVNITGQVLDAETNEPLPGVNVMISELGQGTASTSDGTFQLSLIPDTKHQLRFSFIGYEEQLFDLICTTDTVLSVQLSPSVLMTEEVVIQADKSEDLHTQLVDRVSLNAEEIERIPHLLGEVDPVKVVQMLPGIQTAGDGNTGFYVRGGQVDQNLILLDKATIYNASHLFGFFSVFNGNTIGEVSLDKGGIPAYYGGRLSSVLNIETQAGDKHEWKGKGNLGLIAANFKLEGPIVKDKSSLMIAGRRTYYDVLQKSVLENTSLLKSSLDYYFYDLNLKWDYLLSDKDKLTLSSYMGNDHFHYANFEAFQNNISWGNQASSLQWQHSFSSQWLSETTIFGSKYEMNLGAQVSGYHIQISSEVGEAGVHQEFIYSPSDKQTLTTGIRFTHYRFVPGALQANTEEQALDFGVPVPLQAREGAAFLHYESALGEKLSAGIGIRASLFQQIGPFQRFLNDENGRHLDTLFYQKNRRIAQHTALEPRISLVYELSEATALKATFDHNVQYIHMAPMSSVSLPTDVWVPSSSLIKPQKANQFSLGYKRWLKALELNASVTAYYKLMENQLEYQNGVLLGKGQYQNFDDKFYSGQGDSYGLEWMIKKEKGGMKGWLAYTLSRTSRTFKDINQGLSFPAKYDRLHNLSLLVNYRKHPKWHFSGVFTLASGNTMTLPVARYIMQGNIVNEYAGRNNFRLPSYHRLDLSATYYPVPKGRIKSYWVFSLYNVYSRMNPYYIYFQAEGSLRDYSLEINARQVSLFPVIPSVSYHISF